A window from Pseudomonas sp. Tri1 encodes these proteins:
- a CDS encoding LysR family transcriptional regulator: MTLTQLEIFSLVAELRGFTAAATRLGIGQSAVSHAIKSLEQELGVELLRRHQSQVELSDIGEQLLLRARAMLGLANTLRQEAADARGMRRGTLRIGSFGPTSSMKLLPAILQRYRALHPGIEVHIDEGPDRQVIQWLDERRVDVGFVVLPEDRFDTFMLMEDQMVALLPTHHPLAAQASLSLKDLCNDPFVLTEAGSSELVSRLFNAARLTPNVRFRCSQLLSTLDVVSRGEAVSVVSEGSLPGGDNPGFVTRPLSPRVPRQIGLAVLDSRQASPATLAFIELARQS, translated from the coding sequence ATGACCCTCACCCAGCTCGAAATCTTCTCCCTGGTCGCTGAGCTGCGTGGTTTCACCGCAGCGGCCACACGCTTGGGCATCGGCCAGTCAGCGGTGTCCCACGCCATCAAATCCCTGGAGCAAGAGCTGGGCGTGGAATTGCTCAGGCGTCATCAGTCCCAGGTGGAACTCAGTGACATTGGCGAGCAACTGTTGCTGCGCGCCCGGGCCATGCTCGGGCTGGCCAACACCCTGCGCCAGGAAGCCGCCGACGCCCGTGGCATGCGCCGTGGCACCTTGCGTATTGGCTCGTTCGGGCCGACGTCGTCGATGAAGCTGTTGCCCGCCATCCTGCAGCGCTACCGTGCGCTGCATCCAGGGATCGAGGTGCACATCGATGAAGGGCCGGATCGCCAAGTCATCCAGTGGCTGGATGAACGACGGGTAGATGTCGGCTTCGTGGTGCTGCCCGAGGATCGTTTCGATACGTTCATGCTGATGGAGGATCAGATGGTCGCCCTGCTACCCACCCACCATCCCCTCGCCGCCCAGGCCAGCCTGAGCCTCAAGGACCTGTGCAACGACCCGTTCGTGCTCACCGAGGCCGGATCGTCGGAGCTGGTGTCGCGCCTGTTCAATGCCGCCCGGCTCACACCGAACGTGCGCTTTCGTTGCTCGCAACTGCTCAGCACCCTGGACGTCGTCAGCCGCGGCGAGGCGGTGAGTGTGGTTTCCGAAGGCTCGCTGCCGGGCGGCGATAACCCGGGTTTCGTCACACGGCCATTGTCGCCGCGAGTTCCGCGCCAGATTGGCCTCGCGGTATTGGACAGCCGCCAGGCCTCACCGGCGACCCTGGCCTTTATAGAACTGGCGCGGCAGTCATGA
- a CDS encoding histone-like nucleoid-structuring protein, MvaT/MvaU family encodes MSRLAEFRAAEKALQEQLKQLESLKNDAGLKKEIEFEEKLQGLMKTYGKSLRDIIAILDPKPSKAGLPAAKPVKTRRARVVKVYQNPHTGELIETKGGNHRGLKAWKEQYGAATVDSWLRG; translated from the coding sequence TTGTCCAGACTCGCTGAATTTCGTGCAGCTGAAAAGGCCCTTCAAGAGCAGCTCAAGCAACTGGAATCGCTGAAGAACGATGCCGGGCTCAAGAAAGAAATCGAATTCGAAGAAAAGCTCCAGGGACTGATGAAAACCTACGGCAAGAGCCTGCGCGACATCATCGCGATCCTTGACCCGAAGCCGTCCAAGGCTGGCTTGCCAGCGGCCAAGCCTGTTAAAACCCGCCGTGCACGCGTGGTCAAGGTTTACCAGAACCCACACACGGGTGAGTTGATCGAAACCAAGGGCGGCAACCACCGCGGCCTGAAAGCCTGGAAAGAACAATACGGTGCAGCCACCGTTGATTCCTGGTTGCGTGGTTGA
- a CDS encoding DUF4946 domain-containing protein — translation MIRPFLSLFVLLFAAIASVGVQAVEPQVLWPQGWVIEPLPADAPAPAAPGTTRQRATKSDAAGNAVMVMELTTTSVEPDHQVNLQGVLLEMRKSIQKDFFQGGYQSVCNKIHSSMLGGVSALETTCTITQNGRHVLSQTLVAALNEGRAYVLSYAGQAQVFVESQDEIQSVRNSLKL, via the coding sequence ATGATTCGACCGTTTCTTTCGCTGTTTGTCCTGCTGTTTGCCGCCATCGCGAGTGTCGGTGTCCAGGCGGTCGAACCGCAGGTCCTGTGGCCACAGGGCTGGGTCATCGAGCCGCTGCCCGCTGATGCACCCGCCCCGGCGGCGCCGGGAACCACCCGGCAACGGGCGACCAAGAGCGACGCCGCAGGCAATGCGGTGATGGTCATGGAATTGACCACGACGTCCGTCGAGCCTGATCATCAAGTCAACTTGCAAGGCGTATTACTGGAAATGCGTAAGTCGATCCAGAAGGACTTTTTCCAGGGAGGTTATCAAAGTGTGTGTAATAAGATCCATTCTTCAATGTTGGGCGGGGTCAGCGCTTTGGAGACGACTTGCACGATCACGCAGAATGGCAGGCATGTGTTGTCCCAGACACTCGTCGCGGCACTAAATGAGGGCAGGGCTTATGTGCTGTCCTATGCGGGACAGGCTCAAGTATTTGTTGAAAGCCAGGATGAAATACAATCGGTACGAAATAGCCTGAAACTATAG
- the hppD gene encoding 4-hydroxyphenylpyruvate dioxygenase → MADLYENPMGLMGFEFIEFASPTPNTLEPIFEIMGFTKVATHRSKDVHLYRQGAINLILNNEPHSVASYFAAEHGPSVCGMAFRVKDSQQAYKRALELGAQPIHIETGPMELNLPAIKGIGGAPLYLIDRFGEGSSIYDIDFVFIDGVDRNPVGAGLKIIDHLTHNVYRGRMAYWAGFYEKLFNFREIRYFDIKGEYTGLTSKAMTAPDGMIRIPLNEESSKGAGQIEEFLMQFNGEGIQHVAFLTDDLIKTWDKLKSIGMRFMTAPPDTYYEMLEGRLPNHGEPVDELRSRGILLDGASEQGDRRLLLQIFSETLMGPVFFEFIQRKGDDGFGEGNFKALFESIERDQVRRGVLATE, encoded by the coding sequence ATGGCAGATCTATACGAAAACCCAATGGGCCTGATGGGCTTTGAATTCATCGAATTCGCATCCCCTACGCCCAACACCCTGGAGCCGATCTTCGAGATCATGGGCTTCACCAAAGTGGCCACCCACCGCTCCAAGGACGTGCACCTGTATCGCCAGGGTGCGATCAACCTGATCCTCAACAACGAACCTCACAGCGTGGCCTCGTACTTTGCGGCCGAACACGGTCCGTCAGTGTGCGGCATGGCGTTCCGCGTCAAGGATTCGCAGCAGGCCTACAAGCGGGCCCTGGAGCTCGGTGCCCAGCCGATCCACATCGAAACTGGCCCGATGGAGCTGAACCTGCCAGCGATCAAAGGCATCGGCGGCGCGCCGCTGTACCTGATCGACCGGTTTGGCGAAGGCAGCTCGATCTATGACATCGACTTCGTGTTTATCGACGGCGTTGACCGCAATCCGGTTGGCGCCGGCCTGAAAATCATCGACCACCTGACCCACAACGTGTATCGCGGGCGCATGGCCTACTGGGCTGGTTTCTACGAGAAGCTGTTCAACTTCCGCGAGATCCGTTATTTCGACATCAAGGGCGAATACACCGGCCTGACCTCCAAGGCCATGACCGCCCCGGATGGCATGATCCGCATCCCGCTGAACGAAGAGTCGTCCAAGGGCGCCGGGCAGATCGAAGAGTTCCTGATGCAGTTCAACGGCGAAGGTATCCAGCACGTGGCATTCCTGACCGATGACCTGATCAAGACCTGGGATAAGCTGAAAAGCATCGGCATGCGCTTCATGACCGCGCCCCCGGACACCTACTACGAAATGCTCGAAGGCCGCCTGCCGAACCACGGCGAGCCAGTGGATGAACTGCGATCGCGGGGCATTCTGCTGGACGGTGCTTCCGAGCAGGGCGACCGGCGCCTGCTGCTGCAGATATTCTCGGAAACCCTGATGGGGCCGGTGTTCTTCGAGTTCATCCAGCGCAAGGGCGACGATGGTTTCGGCGAAGGCAACTTCAAGGCGCTGTTCGAGTCTATCGAGCGTGACCAGGTGCGGCGTGGGGTGCTGGCGACCGAGTAA
- a CDS encoding DMT family transporter, giving the protein MKTLEQAVPTPSDLPVYLKLAMVTMIWGGTFVAGRILADALAPLFAASLRFLLASIALLVFLALAGIPLVKPSLKQGLQLAALGFFGIFFYNLCFFYGLQYINASRASLIVALNPAVIGLASWWLFKERLGRLKVTGIVLCIGGAGVVIVSRDPALLQGTAQGWVGDLLIFGCVLGWGIYSLFSRSLNESLGPLQTVTWSILLGTLMLWLACAAGGQVRFEVLRGLDIRQWLSLLYLGVLGSALAYIAWYDGIRRIGATRSGVFIALNPLTAVLLGAVLLDERLTALMCVGGGVILVGIFLCNKPLARTAKKAI; this is encoded by the coding sequence ATGAAAACCCTCGAACAAGCCGTCCCAACACCTTCAGACCTGCCGGTCTACCTGAAGCTCGCCATGGTCACCATGATCTGGGGTGGCACCTTTGTGGCTGGCAGGATCCTTGCCGATGCCCTGGCGCCCTTGTTCGCCGCCAGCCTGCGTTTCCTGCTGGCCAGTATCGCGCTGCTAGTGTTTCTCGCTCTGGCTGGAATCCCGTTGGTCAAGCCCAGCCTCAAGCAAGGGCTGCAATTGGCTGCCCTGGGGTTCTTCGGCATCTTCTTCTATAACCTGTGCTTCTTTTACGGCTTGCAGTACATCAATGCGTCGCGAGCCTCGTTGATCGTCGCCTTGAACCCGGCGGTGATCGGGCTGGCGTCCTGGTGGTTGTTCAAGGAGCGGCTGGGCCGCTTGAAAGTGACGGGCATCGTCCTGTGTATTGGCGGGGCAGGGGTGGTGATCGTCAGTCGCGATCCGGCTTTGTTGCAGGGTACGGCACAGGGCTGGGTCGGCGATCTGCTGATTTTTGGCTGCGTGCTGGGCTGGGGCATTTATTCGCTGTTTTCCAGAAGCCTGAATGAAAGCCTTGGCCCCTTGCAGACCGTGACCTGGTCGATTCTGCTCGGTACGTTGATGTTGTGGCTGGCCTGCGCGGCCGGCGGCCAGGTTCGCTTCGAAGTACTCCGGGGGTTGGACATCCGTCAATGGCTGAGCCTGCTGTACCTCGGCGTGCTGGGTTCGGCCCTGGCCTACATCGCCTGGTACGACGGCATTCGTCGGATTGGTGCGACCCGTTCCGGTGTGTTCATCGCCCTCAACCCGCTCACGGCGGTGCTGCTGGGGGCGGTGCTGCTGGACGAACGGCTCACGGCCCTGATGTGTGTGGGCGGGGGTGTGATTCTGGTGGGCATTTTCCTGTGCAACAAACCCCTTGCACGGACGGCGAAAAAGGCGATTTGA
- a CDS encoding EAL domain-containing protein — protein sequence MPLTATRSRTRPRRHLITLFCGLLPILSGLGILYMQAERTLEQHTRQTAVELLRQVESMLDNTALSARELLPLAGQPCEAAKLALREQVTRRPFVRSTNLVRDNTLYCSSLFGGFEEKVDPNDYYQGTLWLMNGNPVTPDTALLIYRLNEGPQGVLATVDGYYLANALQLIGGQTRLRLQVGPNWLAEDGKVRQTPLPALAVAQSGLASTHYPFNVEAGFDEGEVWRYMAREYPPLFSLLIFFGAIAGALGHWLQKRTSSPSRELQRALEAEEFVPYLQPVVHGDSKRWAGVEVLMRWNHPKEGLVRPDLFIPFAEHSGLIVPMTRALMQQTMHLLAPLAPMLEAPFHVGINITARHCQDLALVDDCRAFLDAFPPGAIALVLELTERELIEPTPVTHQLFEQLHALGVKIAIDDFGTGHSSLGYLRQFNVDFLKIDQSFVAMIGADALSRHILDSIIELSGKLDLEIVAEGVETVEQSDYLAAHGVNFLQGYLFGRPVSGQDFIAALTAINGNYPPPGY from the coding sequence ATGCCCCTGACCGCCACACGCTCGCGCACGCGGCCCCGTCGCCACCTGATCACCCTGTTCTGTGGCCTGCTGCCGATACTGTCGGGGCTGGGTATCCTGTACATGCAGGCCGAACGGACGCTGGAGCAACACACCCGGCAGACGGCCGTAGAGCTGCTCAGGCAGGTCGAGTCGATGCTCGACAACACCGCCTTGTCGGCCCGTGAGCTGTTGCCCCTGGCCGGCCAGCCTTGCGAAGCGGCCAAGCTGGCCTTGCGCGAACAAGTGACACGCCGGCCCTTTGTTCGCTCGACCAATCTGGTACGAGACAACACCCTGTATTGCAGTTCGTTGTTTGGCGGCTTCGAAGAAAAAGTCGATCCGAACGATTATTACCAGGGCACGTTGTGGCTCATGAACGGCAACCCGGTCACCCCCGACACCGCACTGCTGATCTATCGGCTCAACGAAGGCCCCCAAGGGGTATTGGCGACCGTAGATGGTTATTACCTGGCCAATGCCCTGCAGCTGATTGGCGGCCAGACTCGACTGCGGCTACAAGTTGGGCCCAATTGGCTGGCGGAAGACGGCAAGGTCCGACAAACCCCACTGCCCGCACTGGCGGTCGCACAGAGCGGCCTCGCCTCAACACACTACCCCTTCAATGTTGAAGCCGGCTTTGATGAGGGGGAAGTCTGGCGCTATATGGCCCGGGAATATCCACCGCTGTTCAGCCTGCTGATCTTCTTCGGTGCCATCGCCGGAGCACTCGGCCACTGGCTACAAAAACGCACCTCCTCCCCCAGTCGTGAACTGCAACGGGCCCTGGAGGCGGAAGAGTTCGTTCCCTATCTGCAACCGGTGGTGCATGGCGACAGCAAGCGCTGGGCCGGCGTCGAAGTGCTGATGCGCTGGAACCATCCCAAGGAAGGCCTGGTGCGCCCGGACCTGTTCATTCCATTCGCTGAACACAGTGGCTTGATCGTGCCAATGACCCGCGCCTTGATGCAGCAGACCATGCACCTGCTGGCACCGCTTGCGCCAATGCTGGAGGCGCCGTTTCATGTCGGCATCAACATCACCGCCCGTCACTGCCAGGATTTGGCGCTGGTAGACGATTGCCGCGCGTTCCTGGACGCCTTCCCACCGGGTGCGATTGCACTGGTGCTGGAGCTGACCGAACGCGAGCTGATCGAACCCACCCCCGTTACCCATCAATTGTTCGAGCAGTTGCATGCGCTGGGGGTCAAGATCGCCATCGACGACTTCGGCACGGGTCATTCCAGCCTGGGGTACTTGCGTCAGTTCAACGTGGACTTCCTGAAGATCGACCAGAGTTTTGTCGCGATGATCGGGGCCGATGCTCTGTCGCGTCACATCCTCGACAGCATCATCGAACTGTCGGGCAAGCTGGACTTGGAGATTGTTGCCGAGGGTGTCGAAACCGTTGAACAAAGCGATTACCTGGCGGCCCATGGGGTGAACTTTTTACAAGGTTATCTATTTGGCCGGCCGGTTAGCGGGCAAGACTTCATTGCCGCCTTGACCGCCATTAATGGCAATTACCCGCCGCCAGGCTATTGA
- the gloA gene encoding lactoylglutathione lyase: protein MSLHELNTFPGVTAQPDAATAKFVFNHTMLRVKDITKSLDFYTRILGFSLVEKRDFPEAEFSLYFLALVDKNQIPADAAARTEWMKSIPGILELTHNHGTESDPAFAYHNGNTDPRGFGHICVSVPDIVAACERFEALGCDFQKRLNDGRMKSLAFIKDPDGYWVEIIQPAPL, encoded by the coding sequence ATGAGCCTGCACGAACTCAATACTTTCCCGGGCGTCACCGCCCAACCCGATGCCGCCACAGCCAAATTCGTCTTCAACCACACCATGCTGCGGGTCAAGGACATTACCAAGTCCCTGGATTTCTACACTCGCATATTGGGTTTCTCCCTGGTGGAAAAACGCGACTTCCCGGAAGCCGAATTCAGCCTGTATTTCCTGGCACTGGTGGACAAGAACCAGATTCCAGCAGATGCCGCAGCGCGTACCGAATGGATGAAGTCGATCCCTGGCATCCTCGAACTGACCCACAACCATGGCACCGAAAGCGATCCAGCGTTCGCCTATCACAACGGCAACACCGACCCGCGCGGCTTCGGCCACATTTGCGTCTCGGTGCCGGACATCGTCGCGGCCTGCGAGCGCTTCGAAGCACTGGGCTGCGATTTCCAGAAGCGCCTGAACGACGGCCGCATGAAGAGCCTGGCGTTCATCAAGGACCCGGACGGCTACTGGGTCGAAATCATCCAGCCTGCGCCACTGTAA